Below is a window of Synechococcus sp. MW101C3 DNA.
GCCGCCACCATGCGCAGCGACTGCAGGCGCTGGGGAAGGTTGAACATGTGAGCGCTGGATGATTGCGACCATGTTGCCACCGCTGCACCAGGCGGCCGGCGCAGATCACCGTGATTCCAACGCCCTTCGAGGGATGCGCCGATCCATGAACGCCACAGCGCAAGCCATGGCAAGGTGAACAACATCACCGCAACTGCACCCCAATTGCTGACTCTGCTGCAGTGAATAGTGCAGTCAACGCGAATGGGGAAGAGCCAGCCCGACGGACAGTGCCAACGGCAGACTGCGAGCCTGGAGAACAGCAAGCCTGGAGAACAGCAAGCCAGGAGAACAGCGAGCCTGGAGAACAGCGGTGTGTGTCAAGTGGAGATAATCTGGCTACACCGGAGTTCGCGGTTGGTTGCCGATGGCACAGCCGCCCCCATCAGGCCCTTCCGCTGGCTGAAAGCCACCCGATGAACCAAGACCTCACCACACCCCGAAGACCACGGCTCACCTCAGCCTTTCAGCGGCTGATGTCGGTGCATTGGTGGATGGCAGGGCTCTATCTGTTGTTGTTCAGCGGCGGTGCCTTCATGGCCCAGCTGAGTCGCGAGGTGTCTTTTCGTGGCTCTCTCTATGACATCCACAAATCGATCGGCCTGCTCACCATCGCCCTGCTGCTCTGGCGGATCGTGGTGCTGCAGCAGGTGTGGTGGAAGAAGTACACCCGGCACCTGCCTCGGTTGAGCCCGAAATGGTGGCGCAACATGCTGCTTCACGCCCTGCTGTATGGCTTCATGGTGGTGGTTCCACTGGCCGGGTTGCTGCTGTCCAATTCCTTCAAGGCAGGCAATGTCGCCTTCTTCGGCCTTGTGATTCCCGATCTGTTTCCTGAAAACAAGGCAATGGTGGAGCTGGGCCGCAGCCTGCACTTCTGGCTCTCCTACACCTTCCTGGCCTTCATCGTTCTGCACACCCTCGCCCAGTGGCGCGTCGTGCAGGCCAACCTGCGCCGGCTGGGTGACACCATCAAGCGCCGGCGGGCCTCAGGGGTTGTTTCGCACTGAAGCGGTCGGCATCGGTCAGAGGCCGCGCAGCGGCAGCGCCGATCAGCAGCAGGCGCCGCTCGTTGCGGACGTGGCCGCCGCAGGCCCGTCGAACGGCAGGGCCGTGCCGCAGCCCTCGAACAGGCCGTAGTGGCGGCTGAAATCGCCGATGAAGCTGAAGTGGGGCGCCAGGCGGCTGCCTTCGAGCATGCGGAAGGTGTTGCCACAGACGGGAAACACCTTGCCGGCCTCGATCCAGTGGTGCTTGTCGAAGGGCAGGGCGTGGGGGTGCTCGGCGATCGTGCCGCGGTAGATCACCGCCTGGCCGTGGTCTTCGCAGGCATCCTCCAGCTCGGGGAGGTGGAACAGCCGGTAGGTGGCGGAGAAGAAGCGGATGGCGCCGGTGCGGGCGGCCAGCTCGGGATCGGTGATCTCCAGGGGCCGGTCGCTCACCAGGCGGGGATCGGCGAAGCCGGCCTGGCGGGCCAGGCGCAGGAAGTCGTTCCAGTAGAGGGCGCCGCTGAGGCATTCGCCGTAGAGCACCGGATCGTGACGCAGCGCCTCGGGCACGCGCCGGTCGGCGTACACGTCGGCGAAGAAGAACTCACCGCCGCTCTTGAGCAGACGCCGCACCCCGTTCAGCACGGCCAGCTTGTCGGCCGAGAGGTTCACCACGCAGTTGGAGATCACCAGATCGAAGCTGCCGGGCTCCAGGGGCAGCTGATCGAGCTGCTCGATGCGGCCCTCCAGGAACTCCACGTTGGCGAAGCCGAACTGCTCGGCGTGATGCTGCTGGTGCCGCCGGGCCACCGCCAACTGCTCGGGCGTCATGTCGACGCCCACCACCGCGCCGCTGGCGCCCACCAGCTGGGCCAGCAGGTACACATCACGGCCACTGCCGCAGCCCAGATCCAGCACCCGCAGGCCCTCCAGCAGCGGCGGCACCACCAGGCCGCAGCCGTAGTAGCGCGACAGCACCTCGGGATGGATGCGGGCCAGCAGCGGACGCAGGGCCTGGGGCACGCTGCTGGCGTCGCAGCAGGCGTCGGTGCGCAGGTCGGCGCTGCTGCTGAGCGTGGCGCCGTAGTACTCCTGCACGCCGCGGCTGACGTCGGTGGTGCTGGTGTCAGGGGTACTGGTGGCCGCCGGGCTGCAGCAGCTGGTGTCGGTGGAAGGGGCGTCGGCGCTGCTGGTGTGGGTGGGGCTGGCCATGGAAGGGTGCAGGGGGATGAACGGGAGGGCTTCGGGGGTGCTCAGCCGCGACGTCGCCAGGCGTGGTAGCGGCGCAGCCAGGGCATCAGGTGCTGGGGCACCCGCTGCTTCTTCCAGCTGGCGGCGGCGAACTTGTTGGCCTCCGCCATGGTGGGGTAGGCGTGAATGGTGGCAAAGATCCGGCCCAGCCCCAGGCCCCACGTCATCGCCAGCACAAACTCGGCCAGCAGCTCGCCGGCGTGCTCGCCCACGATCGTGGCGCCGAGGATGCGGTCGCCACCCGGCTGGGTGAGCACCTTCACGAAGCCCTGCTCGGCGCTCTCCACGATGGCGCGGTCGAGTTCGTGCAGGGGGAAACGGGTCACGTCCACGGCGATGCCCTGCTGCGCGGCGTCGGCTTCGGTGAGCCCCACCGTGGCCACCTCCGGTTCAGTGAAGGTGGTGCGGGGAATCACCCGGTAGTCGGCCTTGAAGGCGCGCAGGTTGCCAAACAGAGCGTTCACTGCCGCATACCAGCCCTGGTGGGCGGCGGTGTGGGTGAACTGGAACGGTCCGGCCACGTCGCCGGCGGCATAGATGTTCGGGTAGTTGGTCTGCAGGAAGGCGTTGGTGGTGACCGTGGCGCCGGTGGGGATGCCCAGCTCCTCCAGGCCGTAGCCCGTGAGCCGGGCGCGGCGGCCGAGGGCGCAGAGCACGGCATCGCAGACGATCGCCCGCTCCTCCTCCCCCTGCCGCACCCGCACCGTGGTCACGCCCTGGGGGCCGGGCTGGCGCTCGAAGCCGAGCACCTGGGCGCCCATCAGCAGCGTCACGCCGTCAGCTTCCAGGGCCCGTTGCACCTCGGCGGCCACGTCCGCGTCTTCCTTGCTGAGCAGGCGCTGGCTGCGCTGGATCTGGGTGATCGGCAGGCCCAGCTGGGCGAGGGCCTGCGCCAGTTCGCAGGCGATCGGACCGCCCCCCAGCACCGCCAGCCGCGGCCGCTCCAGGGCGCAGCTGCCGAGCCAGCTCCACACCGTTTCGCTGGTGAGAAGGGGCACCGTATCGCTCCCCGGCCAGTGAGGCAGCACCGGCTCGGCGCCGGTGGCCAGCACGATCGCGCGCGCCGTGAGCGTCTGCGCTTCCCCCTCGGACCCCTGGATCGCCACGGTCCAGGGATCAAGCAGGCGAGCCTGGCCGCGCAGCACCTCCACCCCCAGGCCCTCGTAGCGCTCGACGCTGTCGTGGGGCGCAATCGCCTCCACCTTGGCGGCCACCCGCGCGAACACCTGGCGCACGCTCAGGCGCGGCTCCACCGGCTCAAGGCCGTAGCGGTCGGCGCGACGCATGCGGGCCGCCAGCCGCGCCGAGCTGATCAGCGCCTTGCTGGGCACGCAGCCGGTGTTGAGGCAGTCGCCGCCCATCTCGGCGCGCTCCACCAGGGTCACCCGCGCCTTCACCGTGGCGGCGATATAGGAGGTGACCAGTCCTGCCGCGCCGGCGCCGATCACGATCAGGTTGCGGTCGAAGTGGCGGGGGCGCCGCCAGGGGCGGTAGAGCTGCCAGATCTGCCAGCGGCGGGTGGCCGCCTTCGCCAGCCAGGGGAACAGGGCCAGCAGCAGCAGCGAGCCCAGCAGCGGCGGGCTGAGGATGCCGCCCAGGCCGCGCAGCTGGGCCAGCTGGGTGCCGGCGTTCACGTACACCAGCGTGCCGGGCAGCATGCCGATCTGGCTGGTGAGATAGAAGCTGGCGGCCCGCATCGGCGTCAGCGCCATCAGCAGGTTCACCAGAAAGAAAGGAAAAACCGGCGCCAGCCGCAGGCTGAGCAGGTAGAACACCCCATCGCGCGCCACGCCCGCCTCGATCGGCGCCAGCTGGCGGCCGAAGCGCCGCCGCACCAGATCGCGCAGCAGGGTGCGGGCCACCAGGAAGGCCAGCAGGGCGCCAACGCTGGAGGCGAACGACACCAGCAGGGTGCCGAGCCCTAGGCCGAAGATCGCCCCACCGGCCAGGGTGAGCACCGCGGCCCCCGGCAGCAACAGGGCCGTGACCAGCACGTAGAGGAGCATGTAGGCCCCGGCCACCAGCGCTGGCGCCTGCGCCCGTCGCTCCAGCAGGGCGCCGTGGGCGCGCTGCACGCCCTCGAGGGTGAGCTGGCGGTGCAGGCCCAGCCCGAAGAACAGCACCACCACCAGGGCGATGGCGGCGATCAGCAGCAACTGGCGCCAGCGGGGCCGGCCAGGGGGCGGTGAACCAGACGCAGACATAGAGGAGACGCTTCCCTAGACCTACCGGCAACACCTTGGTGCGGATTGGCCGGCGACACCGTGGCGTGAACCGGCCGGCTGGGGCAGGCGGCAAACCGGATGGGCCACTGGTGGGTACTGCCTTGGAGACCACCCTGGAGGGCTACCCCCCTGCTCCCGCCTGTTCGAATCGTCATCCTCGCCAAAGCGCCCGTCCCGGGGCAGGTGAAGACCCGGCTGGAGCCGGCCCTGGGACCGGCCGGCGCCGCGCGGCTGGCCGAACGGCTGCTGCGCCGGACCATCCGCACCGCCTGCGCCAGCGGCCTGGGCGTGGTGGAGTTGTGCACGACGCCTGCTCCCGACCATCCGGCCTGGCGGCGGCTGAACCTGCCGGCGGAGCTGGCCTGGAGCGAGCAGAGCCCCCTGGCCGATATCGACGAGCCTGCCGATCTGGCTTTTCTGCCACTGGGACTGCGCGCACACCTCGAGACCTGCCATGGCCATCGATTCATCCCAGAGCCGACCGGAGCCCCAGCCCC
It encodes the following:
- a CDS encoding cytochrome b; amino-acid sequence: MNQDLTTPRRPRLTSAFQRLMSVHWWMAGLYLLLFSGGAFMAQLSREVSFRGSLYDIHKSIGLLTIALLLWRIVVLQQVWWKKYTRHLPRLSPKWWRNMLLHALLYGFMVVVPLAGLLLSNSFKAGNVAFFGLVIPDLFPENKAMVELGRSLHFWLSYTFLAFIVLHTLAQWRVVQANLRRLGDTIKRRRASGVVSH
- a CDS encoding methyltransferase domain-containing protein, which produces MASPTHTSSADAPSTDTSCCSPAATSTPDTSTTDVSRGVQEYYGATLSSSADLRTDACCDASSVPQALRPLLARIHPEVLSRYYGCGLVVPPLLEGLRVLDLGCGSGRDVYLLAQLVGASGAVVGVDMTPEQLAVARRHQQHHAEQFGFANVEFLEGRIEQLDQLPLEPGSFDLVISNCVVNLSADKLAVLNGVRRLLKSGGEFFFADVYADRRVPEALRHDPVLYGECLSGALYWNDFLRLARQAGFADPRLVSDRPLEITDPELAARTGAIRFFSATYRLFHLPELEDACEDHGQAVIYRGTIAEHPHALPFDKHHWIEAGKVFPVCGNTFRMLEGSRLAPHFSFIGDFSRHYGLFEGCGTALPFDGPAAATSATSGACC
- a CDS encoding FAD-dependent oxidoreductase, with translation MSASGSPPPGRPRWRQLLLIAAIALVVVLFFGLGLHRQLTLEGVQRAHGALLERRAQAPALVAGAYMLLYVLVTALLLPGAAVLTLAGGAIFGLGLGTLLVSFASSVGALLAFLVARTLLRDLVRRRFGRQLAPIEAGVARDGVFYLLSLRLAPVFPFFLVNLLMALTPMRAASFYLTSQIGMLPGTLVYVNAGTQLAQLRGLGGILSPPLLGSLLLLALFPWLAKAATRRWQIWQLYRPWRRPRHFDRNLIVIGAGAAGLVTSYIAATVKARVTLVERAEMGGDCLNTGCVPSKALISSARLAARMRRADRYGLEPVEPRLSVRQVFARVAAKVEAIAPHDSVERYEGLGVEVLRGQARLLDPWTVAIQGSEGEAQTLTARAIVLATGAEPVLPHWPGSDTVPLLTSETVWSWLGSCALERPRLAVLGGGPIACELAQALAQLGLPITQIQRSQRLLSKEDADVAAEVQRALEADGVTLLMGAQVLGFERQPGPQGVTTVRVRQGEEERAIVCDAVLCALGRRARLTGYGLEELGIPTGATVTTNAFLQTNYPNIYAAGDVAGPFQFTHTAAHQGWYAAVNALFGNLRAFKADYRVIPRTTFTEPEVATVGLTEADAAQQGIAVDVTRFPLHELDRAIVESAEQGFVKVLTQPGGDRILGATIVGEHAGELLAEFVLAMTWGLGLGRIFATIHAYPTMAEANKFAAASWKKQRVPQHLMPWLRRYHAWRRRG